One region of Primulina tabacum isolate GXHZ01 chromosome 17, ASM2559414v2, whole genome shotgun sequence genomic DNA includes:
- the LOC142530769 gene encoding kinase-interacting protein 1-like, with the protein MLQKAANNAYSWWWASHIRTKQSKWLDQSLQDMEEKVQNMLKLIEEDGDSFAKRAEMYYKRRPELISSVEEAFKAFRALADRYDLLSKELQNANHTIATVFPEQVQFSMDEDDESAMAKAVKNSQIPGMNTGNDVPKVPKAPVKNLKGLLTTASKQLQSEKLSNASKTVPKSGLTEEEAVEEIDRLQKDILSSQTVKEFVKSSYESGLAKYWGIENQIIEMQQKVCRLQDEFNVDAVIEDDEARKLMAETALKSCHEKLSQLEEKQKKSVLEARQEHAKIESAQERLKSLRHEYLLEQIDDDDNDAKSRHVDDKSQSSTKEVVKVIQEFEGAEVSIEKVRDELDMGSMESLTVTELVEKIDKLVNKVITLEVEVLSQTVLINTLKTEADDLHAQILVLEEEKKTLVDGTHILTTRLKEMEEKLKKLQELNKNVESQNSNLQMNFSEAHSSLDHLSDKLSSIRSDEESEETNSSQDQENKPSPGGAEKSNSASKTENAGDVKEMDTTVVGNGLTKTKVTFSEQKPKELVLVDHSDDFLNAQGKGSTEKEEELNWQQMLLSGMEDREKILLKEYTAILRSYKDIKKKLGDMEKREREDQFDILLQIRELKNGIAKRDGEIHRLRQKLNIPQENDINDDSTQLCEPESKTMNSEVEENTSTVKEDVKSVFIYRTPSICAVEEKLRTNIDAILDENLDFWLRFSTAFHQIQKFKTEVQDLQDEISKLSEKKVQVGSVTGEQKSEVRPIYKHLREIQIELTAWLEQSVPLKDELKRRFSSLCNIQEEITKALKEGVEEEEIRFSSHQAAKFQGEILNMKQENNKVREELQTGLDNVSTLQLQIEKSLRKLNEEFGISSDQPQLKQAMSRAKIPLGAFIFGTRQKKQKHSIFSCMHPTRRFHLQRGGVPP; encoded by the exons ATGTTGCAGAAAGCTGCAAACAATGCATACTCATGGTGGTGGGCTAGTCACATTAGGACAAAGCAATCCAAATGGCTGGATCAAAGCCTTCAAG ATATGGAAGAAAAAGTGCAGAATATGCTTAAACTCATTGAAGAAGATGGAGACTCCTTCGCCAAGAGAGCTGAGATGTACTACAAGAGGAGGCCAGAGCTCATCAGCTCTGTGGAGGAAGCCTTCAAGGCATTCCGAGCGTTGGCCGATCGTTACGACCTCTTATCCAAAGAGTTGCAAAATGCCAACCATACAATAGCAACAGTTTTCCCAGAACAAGTCCAGTTTTCTATGGACGAAGATGATGAATCTGCCATGGCGAAAGCAGTCAAGAATTCTCAAATACCGGGAATGAATACAGGTAACGATGTTCCAAAAGTTCCTAAGGCGCCAGTCAAAAATTTAAAAGGGTTACTAACAACTGCTTCAAAGCAACTGCAATCTGAGAAATTATCAAACGCCAGTAAAACTGTTCCAAAATCTGGCTTGACCGAGGAAGAAGCTGTTGAGGAGATTGATAGACTTCAGAAAGATATTCTATCCTCGCAAACCGTTAAAGAGTTTGTTAAGAGTTCATATGAAAGTGGGCTTGCGAAATATTGGGGAATCGAAAACCAGATTATAGAAATGCAGCAGAAAGTGTGCAGGTTGCAAGATGAATTCAATGTGGATGCGGTCATCGAGGACGATGAGGCAAGAAAGTTGATGGCTGAAACAGCACTTAAGTCGTGTCACGAAAAGTTGTCTCAGTTGGAGGAGAAACAAAAAAAGTCTGTCCTAGAAGCCAGACAGGAACACGCTAAGATAGAATCTGCTCAAGAACGCCTTAAATCCCTGAGGCACGAGTATCTGTTGGAACAAATTGATGATGATGACAATGATGCTAAAAGTAGACATGTCGATGATAAGTCGCAAAGCTCAACTAAAGAAGTGGTCAAGGTGATACAAGAGTTCGAGGGTGCTGAGGTATCAATAGAGAAAGTTAGAGACGAATTGGATATGGGATCAATGGAGTCTCTCACAGTGACAGAGTTGGTAGAAAAGATTGACAAACTTGTCAACAAGGTGATAACCTTAGAAGTTGAGGTGTTGTCTCAAACGGTTCTTATTAACACGCTAAAGACTGAAGCAGATGATCTGCATGCGCAGATTTTGGTTTTGGAAGAGGAAAAAAAGACACTGGTGGATGGAACACACATTTTGACCACCAGGTTGAAAGAAATGGAGGAGAAATTGAAAAAGCTTCAGGAACTAAACAAGAATGTTGAGAGCCAAAACAGCAATCTGCAAATGAACTTTTCAGAAGCCCACAGTAGTCTTGATCACCTGTCCGATAAATTAAGTAGCATTAGGTCAGATGAGGAGTCCGAGGAGACAAATTCATCGCAAGATCAGGAAAATAAGCCAAGTCCAGGTGGTGCTGAAAAATCTAATAGTGCTTCAAAAACAGAAAATGCGGGGGATGTTAAGGAAATGGATACGACAGTTGTGGGTAATGGTTTGACTAAAACAAAAGTCACATTTTCGGAGCAAAAGCCGAAGGAACTCGTTCTTGTGGATCATTCAGATGATTTTCTAAATGCTCAAGGGAAAGGATCAacagaaaaagaagaagagctAAATTGGCAGCAGATGCTCTTGAGTGGAATGGAGGATAGAGAGAAAATTCTACTGAAAGAGTATACGGCGATTCTGAGGAGTTACAAGGACATTAAGAAAAAGCTCGGTGACATGGAGAAAAGAGAGAGAGAGGACCAATTTGACATCCTATTGCAAATACGAGAGCTTAAGAATGGTATAGCCAAAAGGGACGGAGAAATTCATCGTCTGCGCCAAAAGTTGAATATACCTCAAGAAAATGACATAAATGACGATAGCACTCAGCTATGTGAACCTGAATCAAAAACCATGAATTCAGAAGTGGAAGAAAATACTTCTACAGTCAAAGAAGATGTAAAGTCGGTTTTCATATATAGAACTCCATCAATTTGTGCTGTTGAAGAGAAGCTTCGTACAAACATCGATGCGATACTGGATGAGAACCTTGATTTCTGGTTAAGATTTAGCACCGCCTTTCATCAGATTCAGAAGTTCAAAACCGAAGTTCAAGATCTGCAGGATGAAATATCGAAGCTTTCAGAAAAAAAGGTCCAAGTGGGAAGTGTTACCGGTGAGCAAAAATCAGAGGTCCGGCCAATCTACAAGCACTTGAGAGAGATACAGATTGAACTTACCGCTTGGTTGGAGCAAAGCGTACCCTTAAAAGATGAGCTGAAACGCAGGTTCTCATCATTGTGCAACATTCAGGAGGAAATCACGAAAGCTTTGAAGGAGGGTGTTGAAGAAGAGGAAATCCGATTTAGTAGTCATCAAGCTGCAAAATTTCAAGGCGAGATTTTGAACATGAAACAAGAGAATAACAAGGTTAGAGAAGAGCTACAAACTGGATTAGATAATGTAAGCACACTTCAACTTCAAATAGAAAAATCGCTAAGAAAATTGAACGAAGAGTTTGGCATCTCTAGCGATCAACCACAACTGAAGCAAGCCATGAGCAGGGCGAAGATCCCTTTAGGTGCATTTATCTTCGGAACGAGACAAAAGAAGCAGAAACATTCTATATTCTCCTGTATGCATCCGACTAGAAGATTCCATCTCCAAAGGGGTGGTGTACCTCCCTGA